The Trinickia acidisoli genome includes a window with the following:
- a CDS encoding adenylosuccinate synthetase, translating into MGERSGYADVLVGLQYGDEGKAKIVDMLADQYDIIARFNGGANAGHTIVTPHGAARLMQVPSGAFHPGKLLYIGSGCTVNIVKLAAEIEALTAQGAQLDGRLFVSHRSAVIQPIHILADRAQGRDIGTTGNGIGPCYAGLAARMRGKERTAVQLRDLLRDEDHAFAMMQANSDSEGFQATRDEASEAIWLEVFASMRAAWERVRHFVSENDLFLTDKVADGARVLFEGAQSVMLDLVHGDQPFVTSSHTGPAYAYVGGDLPCQFHRKSIGIVKAVVSRVGAGPFPAELGGERSERYCTDAASKGIGQSEERQTADVEALLACGDDFATGVALRVLTGEYGTGSGRPRRIGLLDLPQIRRVVALHGIDELFINKCDCLTYFGKTPKGIIPVIVEYRAEAIGLRPVIAEFSAFEPLDRTARPSTTPAVAAITDIPASLEALLQFIERHVGCPIVGVGVGPGRADIVQLTPSPVH; encoded by the coding sequence ATGGGCGAGCGCTCCGGATACGCTGACGTATTGGTCGGGCTGCAGTATGGCGACGAGGGAAAGGCCAAGATCGTCGATATGCTTGCCGACCAGTACGACATCATCGCCCGTTTCAACGGCGGCGCGAATGCCGGGCATACGATCGTCACGCCGCATGGCGCCGCAAGGCTCATGCAAGTGCCGTCGGGCGCATTCCATCCCGGCAAGCTGCTCTATATCGGCTCGGGATGCACGGTCAACATCGTCAAGCTCGCCGCGGAGATCGAAGCGCTGACCGCCCAGGGCGCTCAACTCGACGGCCGGCTTTTCGTCAGCCATCGCAGTGCCGTGATTCAGCCGATCCACATTCTTGCGGATCGCGCGCAGGGGCGGGACATCGGTACGACAGGCAACGGCATCGGGCCATGTTATGCCGGCCTCGCGGCCCGCATGCGCGGGAAAGAGCGCACCGCGGTGCAGTTGCGCGACCTCCTGCGCGACGAGGATCACGCCTTCGCGATGATGCAGGCGAATTCGGATTCGGAAGGATTCCAGGCGACGCGCGACGAAGCGAGCGAGGCGATATGGCTGGAAGTGTTTGCGTCGATGAGAGCCGCGTGGGAGCGCGTCCGGCATTTCGTTTCGGAAAACGATCTATTCCTGACGGACAAGGTTGCCGACGGCGCGCGGGTGCTTTTCGAAGGCGCTCAGTCCGTGATGCTCGACTTGGTGCACGGCGATCAGCCATTCGTCACGTCCAGTCATACCGGGCCCGCCTATGCGTATGTAGGCGGCGACCTACCGTGTCAATTCCATCGCAAATCCATTGGTATCGTCAAAGCCGTCGTTTCTCGCGTCGGCGCCGGCCCATTCCCCGCGGAACTCGGTGGTGAGCGCTCGGAGCGATATTGCACCGACGCTGCGTCGAAAGGAATCGGCCAGAGCGAAGAGCGGCAGACGGCCGACGTCGAAGCATTGCTTGCCTGCGGCGACGACTTTGCCACGGGTGTCGCCCTGCGCGTTCTGACGGGAGAATACGGCACGGGAAGCGGGCGCCCGCGGCGCATTGGCCTGCTCGACTTGCCGCAGATCCGGCGCGTCGTCGCGCTTCATGGGATCGACGAGTTGTTCATCAACAAATGCGATTGCCTCACGTACTTCGGTAAAACGCCGAAGGGCATTATCCCTGTGATCGTCGAGTATCGCGCCGAAGCCATCGGACTGCGACCCGTGATCGCGGAGTTTTCCGCGTTCGAGCCGTTGGATCGCACGGCGAGGCCGTCCACCACTCCCGCCGTTGCCGCTATCACCGATATCCCCGCGAGTCTCGAAGCGTTGCTCCAGTTCATCGAACGGCACGTGGGGTGTCCGATCGTCGGAGTCGGCGTTGGCCCGGGACGCGCCGATATCGTTCAACTCACTCCTTCACCGGTACATTGA
- a CDS encoding RidA family protein produces the protein MTIYDRIREAGITLPTLAIPVAAFRPYVLFNNQLIVSGQLPVRDGKAMFTGKVPDVRSVSDAQGAARLCVINILAWAHHATQGNLNRIGQVLRLGGFVATSEGFADAPVVVNAASELVTQIFGERGSHARIAIGVASLPLNASVEVEATFALEG, from the coding sequence ATGACAATCTACGATCGCATTCGCGAAGCGGGCATCACCCTGCCGACGCTCGCCATTCCCGTCGCCGCGTTCCGTCCTTATGTCCTTTTCAACAATCAGTTGATCGTTTCCGGACAGTTGCCCGTGCGCGACGGCAAGGCAATGTTTACCGGCAAAGTGCCTGACGTGAGGTCGGTTTCCGACGCTCAAGGCGCGGCGCGACTCTGCGTGATCAACATCCTGGCGTGGGCACACCACGCGACGCAAGGGAACCTGAATCGGATTGGACAGGTCTTGCGACTCGGCGGGTTTGTCGCGACATCGGAGGGCTTCGCCGATGCGCCGGTCGTCGTCAATGCGGCATCCGAGCTCGTCACCCAGATCTTCGGCGAGCGTGGGTCGCACGCGAGAATCGCGATCGGCGTGGCAAGCTTGCCTCTCAATGCATCCGTGGAAGTCGAAGCGACGTTTGCGTTGGAGGGCTGA
- a CDS encoding AraC family transcriptional regulator, translating into MFGKSEDRDDYQLIERPVGGMARDLPDRFFIDYHEHRRGQLIYAYAGSILVTAESGSWIVPPQRAVWVPPRVRHCMQAIGRIEMRTLYFDPERTPLSSTACCVISISPLLRELISSVVKMPVDYNEHGRDALVVELLFHEIKPLQIEPLHLPMPADTRIARICRWIIANPAEETSVASWSKVVGASARTIIRLFPEETGMTFTRWRQQARLLAAVQMLANGRHVTEIATELGYDSPSAFSAMFRKALGSSPTEYFRSKDVD; encoded by the coding sequence ATGTTCGGAAAGAGCGAAGACCGGGATGACTATCAACTCATCGAGCGGCCAGTTGGCGGGATGGCGCGTGATCTGCCAGATAGGTTCTTCATCGACTATCACGAACACCGGCGAGGCCAGTTGATCTACGCCTACGCGGGCTCCATTCTCGTCACCGCTGAAAGCGGGTCGTGGATCGTGCCGCCGCAGCGCGCCGTCTGGGTTCCACCTCGGGTACGCCATTGCATGCAGGCAATCGGGCGCATCGAGATGCGCACGCTCTACTTCGATCCGGAACGCACGCCGCTTAGCTCGACCGCGTGTTGCGTGATCTCCATCTCGCCCCTGCTGCGCGAGTTGATCTCCTCCGTCGTCAAAATGCCGGTCGACTACAACGAACACGGACGCGATGCTTTGGTGGTCGAGTTGCTGTTTCACGAGATCAAACCGCTGCAGATCGAACCGCTTCATCTGCCGATGCCGGCTGATACACGCATCGCACGCATTTGCCGCTGGATCATCGCAAATCCGGCCGAGGAAACGTCGGTCGCCTCCTGGAGCAAGGTGGTCGGAGCGAGCGCACGCACGATCATCAGACTGTTCCCGGAAGAAACAGGCATGACGTTTACGCGCTGGAGGCAGCAGGCCCGTTTGCTCGCCGCCGTGCAGATGCTTGCCAATGGTCGCCATGTGACCGAAATCGCCACCGAACTCGGCTACGACAGTCCAAGCGCGTTCAGCGCGATGTTCCGCAAAGCGCTCGGCAGCAGCCCGACGGAGTACTTTCGCTCCAAGGACGTCGACTGA
- a CDS encoding alpha/beta hydrolase, with product MPVYRSFDQEALDQQYNVRAGIANHLDIFARWTKTSAEFRREHAVTENVRYGADEKQTFDLFPVKDKGRPVLVFIHGGYWQSLDKSDFSTVALPYLEANINVVVVNYRLAPSVRMGDIVLDNTNAVAHLYRNADALGVDRDAIFVSGSSAGGHLTAMLAGTDWTRHDLPDNVVKGACAISGLYDLEPIRLCYLNNAVKLDVREVNDFSPKFHLPSTVLPFILTVGGDESDEFHRLQAEYQTLLNNRGFDVRIVRQQDGHHFDAVDRLGEVGGALSQAVIDMIGV from the coding sequence ATGCCGGTTTACCGTTCGTTTGATCAAGAGGCTTTGGATCAGCAATACAATGTTCGCGCTGGGATTGCGAATCATCTGGACATATTCGCTCGCTGGACGAAAACGAGCGCGGAGTTTCGACGCGAGCATGCGGTCACCGAAAACGTACGCTACGGTGCCGATGAAAAACAAACATTCGATTTGTTCCCCGTGAAGGATAAAGGACGTCCGGTCCTCGTTTTCATTCACGGCGGCTACTGGCAGTCGCTCGATAAATCCGACTTCAGTACGGTGGCGTTGCCTTACCTGGAAGCGAACATCAATGTGGTCGTCGTGAATTATCGACTCGCGCCTTCGGTGCGAATGGGCGATATCGTGCTCGACAACACCAACGCTGTCGCTCATCTTTACCGCAATGCCGATGCGCTGGGTGTAGACCGCGATGCAATTTTCGTTTCGGGAAGCTCGGCGGGCGGCCACTTGACTGCGATGCTCGCCGGCACCGACTGGACCAGACACGATCTTCCCGATAACGTCGTGAAAGGCGCTTGCGCGATCAGCGGCCTTTACGATTTGGAACCGATCCGGCTGTGCTACTTGAACAACGCGGTCAAACTCGATGTGCGAGAAGTGAACGACTTCAGCCCCAAGTTTCATCTACCGTCGACGGTGCTGCCGTTCATCCTTACCGTCGGTGGGGACGAGTCCGATGAATTCCATCGATTGCAGGCTGAGTACCAGACGCTTCTGAACAACCGGGGTTTCGATGTGCGGATCGTCCGACAACAGGACGGGCATCATTTCGATGCCGTCGATCGACTCGGAGAAGTGGGAGGCGCGCTTTCGCAGGCCGTCATCGATATGATCGGTGTTTGA
- the acnB gene encoding bifunctional aconitate hydratase 2/2-methylisocitrate dehydratase, producing MLENFRAHVAARAALGIPPLPLTAQQTAELVELLTNPPAGEEQALLDLITHRVPAGVDEAARVKAGFLAAVAKGQTVCALISRERATELLGTMLGGYNIEPLIALLSDAGVAAVAADALKKTLLMFDQFHDVKELAEQGNAHAKAVMQSWADAEWFTSRPEVPPSLTITVFKVTGETNTDDLSPAPDATTRPDIPMHALAMLKNARPGITPEEDGKRGPVKFIESLKEKGHLVAYVGDVVGTGSSRKSATNSVLWFTGEDIPFVPNKRFGGVCLGGKIAPIFYNTMEDAGALPIELDVSKMEMGDVVELRPYDGKALKNGEVIAEFQVRSDVLFDEVRAGGRIPLIVGRGLTAKAREALGLAPSTLFRLPHQPADSGKGFSLAQKMVGRACGLPEGQGVRPGAYCEPKMTSVGSQDTTGPMTRDELKDLACLGFSADLVMQSFCHTAAYPKPVDVKTHQTLPNFISTRGGIALRPGDGVIHSWLNRMLLPDTVGTGGDSHTRFPIGISFPAGSGLVAFAAATGTMPLDMPESVLVRFKGKMQPGVTLRDLVNAIPLYAIKQGMLTVAKQGKKNIFSGRILEIEGLPDLKVEQAFELSDASAERSAAGCTVHLNKAPIIEYLNSNVTLLKWMIAEGYQDPRSLQRRVTAMEQWLADPQLLSPDADAEYAAVIEIDLADIHEPIVACPNDPDDVKTLSDVAGAKIDEVFIGSCMTNIGHFRAASKLLEGKRDIPVKLWVAPPTKMDQKQLTEEGHYGVFGTAGARTEMPGCSLCMGNQAQVREGATVMSTSTRNFPNRLGKNTNVYLGSAELAAICSRLGKIPTKDEYMADMGVLNANGDKIYKYMNFDQIEDFKAVADTVTM from the coding sequence ATGCTTGAAAACTTTCGTGCTCACGTGGCCGCCCGCGCCGCGCTCGGTATTCCCCCCCTGCCGCTGACGGCTCAGCAGACCGCCGAACTGGTGGAACTGCTGACGAATCCGCCTGCCGGCGAAGAGCAGGCCCTGCTCGACCTGATTACCCACCGCGTGCCCGCCGGCGTGGACGAAGCGGCCCGCGTGAAAGCGGGCTTCCTGGCCGCTGTGGCCAAAGGCCAGACCGTCTGCGCGCTGATCTCGCGCGAGCGCGCCACCGAATTGCTCGGCACGATGCTGGGCGGCTACAACATCGAGCCGCTGATCGCGCTGCTGTCCGACGCCGGCGTAGCCGCCGTGGCCGCCGATGCGCTGAAGAAAACCCTCCTGATGTTCGACCAGTTCCACGACGTCAAGGAGTTGGCCGAACAGGGCAACGCCCACGCCAAGGCCGTGATGCAAAGCTGGGCCGACGCCGAGTGGTTCACCAGCCGTCCGGAAGTACCGCCAAGTCTGACCATCACTGTCTTCAAGGTGACGGGCGAAACCAACACCGACGACCTATCCCCGGCCCCGGATGCCACCACCCGCCCGGACATCCCGATGCACGCGCTGGCGATGCTGAAGAACGCCCGCCCCGGTATCACGCCGGAAGAGGACGGCAAGCGTGGCCCGGTCAAGTTCATTGAATCGCTGAAGGAAAAAGGCCACCTGGTGGCGTACGTGGGCGACGTGGTCGGCACCGGCTCCTCGCGCAAGTCGGCCACCAATTCGGTGCTGTGGTTCACGGGTGAAGACATCCCCTTCGTCCCGAACAAGCGCTTCGGCGGCGTATGCCTGGGCGGCAAGATCGCCCCGATCTTCTACAACACGATGGAAGACGCCGGCGCCCTGCCGATCGAACTCGACGTGTCGAAGATGGAAATGGGCGACGTCGTCGAACTGCGCCCATACGACGGCAAGGCCTTGAAGAACGGCGAAGTGATCGCCGAGTTTCAGGTCAGGTCCGACGTGCTGTTCGATGAAGTGCGCGCCGGCGGCCGCATTCCCTTGATCGTCGGCCGTGGATTGACCGCCAAGGCACGTGAAGCCTTGGGTCTCGCTCCGTCGACGCTGTTCCGCCTGCCGCACCAGCCGGCCGACAGCGGCAAGGGCTTCTCGCTGGCCCAGAAGATGGTCGGCCGCGCCTGCGGCCTGCCGGAAGGCCAGGGCGTCCGACCGGGCGCGTATTGCGAACCGAAAATGACCTCGGTCGGCTCGCAGGACACCACGGGCCCCATGACCCGCGACGAGCTCAAAGACCTGGCGTGCCTGGGCTTCTCGGCCGACCTCGTCATGCAGTCGTTCTGCCACACGGCCGCTTATCCGAAGCCGGTGGACGTGAAGACTCATCAGACCCTGCCCAACTTCATCAGCACCCGTGGCGGCATCGCGCTGCGCCCGGGCGACGGCGTGATCCACTCGTGGCTGAACCGCATGCTGCTGCCCGACACCGTGGGCACCGGCGGCGACTCGCACACGCGCTTCCCGATCGGCATCAGCTTCCCGGCCGGTTCGGGCCTGGTCGCCTTTGCGGCCGCCACCGGCACGATGCCGCTAGACATGCCGGAATCGGTGCTGGTCCGCTTCAAAGGCAAGATGCAGCCTGGCGTGACCCTGCGTGACCTCGTCAATGCGATTCCGCTGTACGCGATCAAGCAAGGCATGCTGACGGTTGCCAAACAAGGCAAGAAGAACATCTTCTCGGGCCGCATTCTCGAAATCGAAGGCCTGCCCGATCTGAAGGTCGAGCAAGCGTTCGAATTGTCGGATGCCTCGGCCGAGCGCTCGGCCGCCGGTTGCACGGTCCACCTGAATAAGGCGCCGATCATCGAATACCTGAACAGCAACGTCACGCTGCTGAAGTGGATGATCGCCGAGGGCTACCAGGATCCGCGCAGCCTGCAGCGCCGCGTCACGGCGATGGAGCAATGGCTGGCCGACCCGCAACTGCTGTCGCCGGATGCCGACGCCGAGTACGCGGCCGTCATCGAGATCGACCTCGCCGATATCCACGAGCCGATCGTGGCTTGCCCGAATGATCCGGACGACGTGAAAACGCTGTCGGACGTGGCGGGTGCCAAGATCGACGAAGTGTTCATCGGCTCGTGCATGACCAACATCGGTCACTTCCGTGCCGCGTCGAAGTTGCTGGAGGGTAAGCGCGACATCCCGGTCAAGCTGTGGGTGGCTCCGCCGACCAAGATGGACCAGAAGCAGCTAACCGAGGAAGGCCACTACGGCGTCTTCGGCACGGCCGGCGCCCGTACCGAAATGCCGGGCTGCTCGCTGTGCATGGGCAACCAAGCGCAGGTGCGCGAAGGCGCGACGGTCATGTCGACCTCGACCCGCAACTTCCCGAACCGCCTGGGCAAGAACACGAACGTGTACCTCGGCTCGGCGGAACTGGCGGCAATCTGCTCGCGTCTGGGCAAGATCCCGACCAAGGACGAGTACATGGCCGATATGGGCGTGCTCAACGCCAACGGCGACAAGATCTACAAGTACATGAACTTCGACCAGATCGAGGACTTCAAGGCAGTGGCCGACACCGTGACGATGTAA
- a CDS encoding MFS transporter yields the protein MQIAIKMREQNTAPHPMTDGLPNPQRCFAFITISIAITMAVLDSSLVSVALPTIGHDLSVSPAQAIWVINAYQLAITVLLLPLAVLGDIIGYKRIYWWGLAVFAAASLACANAHTLPVLTLARVVQGVGAAGIMSVNIALVRIIYPKSMLGVGVGYASLVVAVSSAAGPSIASAILSVAHWQWLFLVNVPLGLVALAIGARSLPITPTSGKRLNLLSAFLNAVTFGLLISGLATLSNAGSAQRGIEVIGAALAVGVVFIRRENRLAEPMLPIDLLRMRVFSLSMVTSICSFAAQTIAFVALPFYFEQTLGHSETQTGLLMTPWPVVTALIAPLAGRLSDRMPAERISCVGLVLLGTGLGSLCWIGHAPSPLDIGWRLALCGLGFGLFQSPNNRVIMGSAPRARSAGASGLQSMGRLLGQSIGAVVVALAFGFAHERAAIVATSIGSLLALFGAGASLFRKTGARPENEPTSTIVSQPAVSDR from the coding sequence ATGCAGATAGCCATCAAGATGAGAGAACAGAACACCGCCCCACACCCGATGACAGACGGCTTGCCCAATCCGCAACGCTGCTTCGCTTTCATCACGATTTCGATCGCCATCACGATGGCCGTTCTCGACAGTTCGCTCGTGAGCGTCGCATTGCCGACGATCGGCCATGACCTGTCGGTCTCGCCCGCGCAAGCCATCTGGGTCATCAACGCGTACCAGCTCGCGATCACGGTGTTGTTGCTGCCGCTCGCCGTGCTCGGCGACATCATCGGATACAAACGCATCTATTGGTGGGGACTCGCCGTGTTTGCCGCGGCTTCGCTCGCCTGTGCCAACGCGCATACGCTGCCTGTGCTGACGTTGGCGCGCGTCGTCCAGGGCGTCGGTGCAGCCGGCATCATGAGCGTGAACATCGCTCTCGTTCGGATCATCTATCCGAAATCGATGCTCGGCGTCGGCGTCGGCTACGCATCGCTCGTTGTCGCCGTCTCTTCGGCAGCAGGGCCGAGCATCGCGTCGGCCATCCTCTCCGTCGCGCACTGGCAGTGGCTGTTCCTCGTCAACGTGCCGCTCGGCCTCGTGGCACTGGCAATCGGCGCGCGTTCGCTGCCGATCACCCCAACCTCCGGCAAGCGCCTGAACTTGCTGAGCGCGTTTCTCAATGCAGTTACGTTCGGCTTGTTGATTTCGGGGCTCGCTACGCTGAGCAACGCCGGCTCGGCGCAACGCGGCATCGAGGTGATCGGTGCCGCGTTGGCCGTCGGTGTCGTCTTCATTCGGCGCGAGAACCGTCTCGCTGAACCGATGTTGCCGATCGATCTCTTGAGAATGCGCGTCTTTTCGTTGTCGATGGTCACGTCGATCTGCTCGTTCGCGGCCCAAACAATAGCCTTCGTCGCGCTGCCGTTCTATTTCGAGCAAACGCTCGGCCATTCCGAAACCCAAACCGGGCTACTCATGACGCCCTGGCCCGTCGTGACGGCACTGATCGCCCCGCTCGCAGGCCGACTCTCCGATCGCATGCCGGCCGAACGCATCAGTTGCGTCGGCCTCGTCCTGCTGGGTACGGGCCTCGGCTCGCTCTGCTGGATCGGCCATGCGCCCTCCCCACTCGACATCGGTTGGCGTTTGGCGCTATGCGGCCTCGGCTTCGGCTTGTTTCAGTCGCCGAACAATCGCGTCATCATGGGCAGCGCGCCACGAGCACGCAGCGCAGGCGCGTCCGGATTGCAGTCGATGGGCCGCCTGCTCGGCCAGTCTATCGGCGCTGTCGTCGTCGCGCTCGCATTCGGGTTCGCCCATGAAAGGGCGGCGATCGTCGCTACGTCCATTGGCTCGCTGCTCGCATTATTCGGCGCCGGTGCGAGCCTCTTTCGGAAAACGGGAGCCCGCCCGGAGAACGAGCCAACCTCGACGATCGTCTCGCAACCTGCCGTGTCGGATCGATGA
- a CDS encoding DUF2846 domain-containing protein — protein MNKFYRTLLISTGAALLAAGCASGPQYKDVASAIPTLPPDHGRIYFFRPGNFGGSAIQPEIKLNDKVVGRSIPGGFFFVDEEPGEYTVSTSTEVKRDIKFTLHAGDTKYVRTTVSMGLFVGHITPTLDDPDTGPQEIDQLKYVGAPLSTAAK, from the coding sequence ATGAATAAGTTTTATCGAACGCTATTGATTTCAACCGGTGCGGCGTTGCTCGCCGCAGGCTGCGCATCGGGCCCGCAGTACAAGGACGTAGCATCCGCCATCCCTACGCTCCCCCCCGATCACGGTCGCATCTATTTCTTCCGCCCGGGTAACTTTGGTGGATCGGCGATCCAGCCTGAAATCAAGCTCAACGATAAGGTCGTCGGACGTTCGATCCCTGGCGGTTTCTTCTTCGTTGATGAAGAGCCGGGCGAATACACGGTCTCGACCTCGACCGAGGTGAAGCGCGACATTAAGTTCACGCTTCATGCCGGCGACACGAAATACGTGCGTACCACCGTCAGCATGGGTTTGTTCGTTGGGCATATCACGCCGACGCTAGATGATCCGGATACCGGCCCTCAAGAGATCGACCAACTCAAGTATGTCGGCGCCCCGTTGAGTACCGCCGCGAAATAA
- a CDS encoding tetratricopeptide repeat-containing sulfotransferase family protein, with translation MSSAPISPDAMNIPAALSQARAHWNAGQADQAEQLCLQVLAAWPGHAEALHMLGLMAHALGNLDLAIRHLRQACLAPRAPAVYSSDLAELLRQKGMLTEGEEAARRAVTMDPTLVSGWNNLGILLQEAGKLEQSLACLERAVALQPDWAEAHNNLGNTYGRMRRMDRAEVHYRHALKLNPSCASAHSNLSFLLGSLGHYAQAVSEARTAIDLAPHLVDAYLNLAEVESSYLHYASALAVLDALHGFAPAHPQGLIARARVLRQIERYDEALACARQAVALAPGRADAHNVLGQVLQSLARHDEAMAAFETSAALPGTVAEDALIGQAMLLMEAGRKDDALTAFDRVQERFPDSVRALAGRADIKTFSANDPDIQRMEAWLAESEQRPLSDGTDMHFALGKAYLDIGDAQRAFHHLDIGNRQKRASFTYDVDAAATWMKRTAATFTPDRLAQFQGAGAQSDLPVFVIGMPRSGTTLVEQIMSSHPQVTGAGELSALRLVIESHGTFPDSLDSMTSDDVERLGHAYLARVTPLAEGRPRLVDKMPANFFYAGLVAAILPGARIIHCRRNPVDTCLSCYTKQFAGEQLFTYDQTELGVFYRSYEALMAHWRNVLPPQRLIEIDYEAVVDDLESQARRLIAFLGLQWDEACLHFHQTRRVVRTASVNQVRQPIYTASKGRWQKYADYLGPLLSALRIDA, from the coding sequence ATGTCGAGCGCGCCGATATCGCCCGACGCGATGAACATTCCGGCAGCGCTGAGCCAGGCTCGCGCCCACTGGAACGCCGGCCAAGCGGACCAGGCCGAACAATTGTGCCTGCAGGTGCTGGCCGCATGGCCCGGCCACGCCGAGGCCTTACACATGCTCGGACTGATGGCGCACGCTCTCGGCAATCTGGATCTGGCGATCCGTCATCTGCGCCAAGCGTGCCTCGCCCCGCGCGCACCCGCAGTCTATTCGAGCGACCTGGCCGAGCTATTGCGCCAGAAGGGCATGTTGACCGAAGGTGAAGAAGCCGCCCGGCGCGCGGTGACAATGGACCCGACCTTGGTGTCCGGTTGGAACAACCTGGGCATCCTGCTGCAGGAGGCCGGCAAGCTGGAACAGAGCCTTGCGTGCCTGGAGCGGGCGGTGGCGCTTCAACCCGACTGGGCCGAAGCGCACAACAATCTAGGCAATACCTACGGACGTATGAGGCGGATGGATCGTGCCGAAGTGCATTACCGCCATGCGCTGAAGCTCAATCCGTCTTGTGCCAGTGCGCACAGCAACCTCTCGTTTCTGCTCGGCTCCTTAGGACATTACGCGCAGGCGGTCAGCGAAGCGCGCACGGCAATCGATCTCGCCCCGCATCTGGTGGACGCGTATCTGAATCTGGCCGAAGTCGAATCCTCTTACCTGCACTACGCCTCCGCGCTGGCTGTGCTGGATGCGTTGCACGGCTTCGCACCCGCGCATCCGCAAGGCCTGATCGCACGTGCGCGGGTACTACGGCAAATCGAGCGCTACGACGAAGCGCTCGCCTGTGCGCGTCAAGCGGTGGCCCTCGCGCCGGGCCGGGCCGATGCCCACAACGTGCTGGGGCAAGTGTTGCAGAGCTTGGCCAGACACGACGAGGCGATGGCGGCCTTCGAGACATCGGCTGCGCTACCGGGCACAGTGGCCGAAGATGCGTTGATCGGGCAGGCCATGCTGCTGATGGAAGCTGGCCGCAAGGACGATGCGCTGACGGCCTTCGACCGCGTGCAGGAGAGGTTCCCCGATTCCGTGCGTGCACTGGCGGGTAGGGCCGATATCAAAACGTTCAGCGCGAACGACCCGGATATCCAGCGGATGGAAGCGTGGCTTGCCGAAAGCGAGCAACGCCCGTTATCCGATGGGACCGACATGCATTTCGCGCTGGGTAAGGCCTATCTGGACATCGGCGACGCGCAACGTGCGTTCCACCACCTCGATATCGGCAACCGCCAGAAGCGCGCAAGTTTCACGTATGACGTCGACGCCGCGGCCACGTGGATGAAACGCACCGCCGCGACATTCACGCCCGATCGCCTAGCTCAGTTCCAGGGAGCTGGAGCCCAGTCGGATCTGCCGGTGTTCGTGATCGGCATGCCGCGTTCGGGCACAACACTGGTCGAACAGATCATGTCCTCGCACCCGCAGGTCACGGGTGCCGGCGAGTTGTCGGCGCTGCGTCTCGTCATCGAAAGCCACGGTACGTTTCCCGACTCGCTCGACAGCATGACATCCGATGACGTCGAGCGCCTGGGTCACGCCTATCTGGCTCGGGTGACTCCATTGGCCGAAGGCCGCCCGCGCCTGGTCGATAAGATGCCGGCCAATTTCTTTTACGCCGGACTGGTCGCAGCGATACTGCCCGGTGCGCGCATCATCCATTGCCGGCGCAATCCGGTCGACACCTGCCTGTCCTGCTACACCAAGCAATTCGCCGGCGAACAACTGTTCACCTACGATCAGACCGAACTCGGTGTGTTCTACCGCAGCTACGAGGCGCTGATGGCGCATTGGCGCAACGTGTTGCCGCCCCAGCGCTTGATCGAGATCGATTACGAGGCCGTGGTGGACGATCTCGAGAGCCAAGCCAGGCGGCTTATCGCCTTTCTTGGCCTACAGTGGGACGAGGCCTGCCTGCACTTTCATCAGACACGGCGCGTGGTCCGCACCGCCAGCGTCAACCAGGTCCGCCAGCCGATCTACACCGCCTCGAAGGGGCGTTGGCAGAAATACGCCGACTATCTAGGCCCCCTGCTGTCGGCGCTGCGCATCGATGCGTGA